The Anopheles coluzzii chromosome 2, AcolN3, whole genome shotgun sequence genome window below encodes:
- the LOC120948692 gene encoding uncharacterized protein LOC120948692 has translation MLCFNQKPTEQVERGKDRDRSCLLTMYIKSGHRFLSDKGQIIFPGPPTRSPALYYQTSTVPATTTSTTTTMATPPGGVSDENGNYIVPDMWQSKSTTGSDMLSDKIQMFYIYITVTITSVFIIVVLGIFGYMCYKRKGFQNIDGPQSPIETTRRRSSTHRSTRRYSRNMSKEREAAASATTTEDNPGQTLLR, from the exons ATGCTGTGTTTTAACCAAAAGCCAACAGAACAAGTGGAAAGGGGAAAAGATCGCGATCGTTCCTGCCTGTTGACCATGTACATTAAATCTGGCCACCGTTTTCTCAGCGATAAAGGTCAAATAATTTTCCCCGGACCACCGACCCGTTCGCCTGCGCTGTACTATCAGACGAGCACCGTGCCCGCGACCACAACCAGCACGACGACCACGATGGCTACCCCGCCCGGAGGTGTTAGTGATGAGAATGGAAACTACATAG TACCCGACATGTGGCAGAGCAAATCGACTACCGGATCGGACATGCTGTCGGATAAGATACAGATGTTCTACATCTACATCACCGTCACGATTACGTCCGTCTTCATTATAGTTGTGCTCGGGATTTTCGGCTACATGTGCTACAAAAG GAAAGGATTCCAAAACATCGATGGCCCACAGTCGCCCATCGAAACTACGCGGCGAAGAAGCAGCACCCACCGATCCACTCGAAGGTACTCACGTAACATGTCCAAGGAGAGGGAAGCCGCCGCTTCCGCTACCACCACCGAAGACAACCCGGGACAAACGTTGCTTCGGTAA